One genomic segment of Prochlorococcus marinus str. MIT 0919 includes these proteins:
- a CDS encoding glucose-6-phosphate isomerase: MNLPDFNPTNSQDQWNRFKELLWHDEQLGFWLDISRMKINKNHLEELEPKFIKAFEALSSLENGSIANQDEKRMVGHYWLRCPELAPTLDITKLISEEIDQIIDFSKGILSSLIKTEEGESFTDVLWIGIGGSGLGPLLITQSLQELNQGLNFHFLDNVDPIGLEKTLNSLGENISKTLFVVVSKSGGTPEPQIAMDQARNYVKNKNLQWSSRAVAVTMQGSRLYNLATSEGWLKSFDLPDWVGGRTSITGAVGLLPLGLINSDIKSFLLGASKMDLITRNTIVSENPSALLASAWYSSGKARGLKDMVVLPYRDSLEVFSRYLQQLVMESLGKKLDRNSKEVCQGLAVYGNKGSTDQHAYVQQLRDGLDNFFVTFIEVLTDNNLPLIQGKSPGDFLSGFFQGTRLALSQNNRESITISIKKFDPCSLGALIALFERAVGLYAELININAYHQPGVEAGKKAAADVLFLQSKVEQLLLDGKTYSIEELSTEIEESSPESIFLILRHLTSNSQTYAVNGLWSKPGEITITRTT, translated from the coding sequence ATGAACCTACCTGACTTTAACCCTACTAATAGCCAAGATCAATGGAATCGCTTTAAAGAGCTTTTATGGCATGATGAGCAGCTTGGTTTTTGGCTAGATATAAGCAGAATGAAAATTAATAAGAACCATCTTGAAGAGCTAGAACCAAAATTTATAAAAGCCTTTGAGGCACTTTCTTCTTTAGAAAATGGATCAATAGCGAATCAAGATGAAAAAAGAATGGTTGGTCACTATTGGCTTAGATGTCCAGAACTTGCTCCAACTTTAGATATAACTAAATTAATAAGTGAAGAAATCGATCAAATTATTGATTTTTCAAAGGGAATATTATCTTCTTTGATTAAAACAGAAGAAGGTGAATCATTTACAGATGTTCTTTGGATTGGAATAGGAGGTAGTGGTCTTGGACCACTTTTAATCACTCAATCACTCCAAGAATTAAATCAAGGACTTAATTTTCATTTCTTAGATAATGTTGACCCTATAGGTTTGGAAAAGACACTTAATTCTTTAGGTGAGAATATTTCAAAAACATTATTTGTTGTAGTTAGTAAATCTGGAGGCACACCAGAACCTCAAATTGCAATGGATCAAGCTCGAAATTATGTCAAAAATAAAAATCTACAATGGTCTTCCCGAGCAGTTGCTGTAACCATGCAAGGAAGTCGTCTTTACAATTTAGCAACTTCTGAAGGATGGCTAAAGTCATTTGATTTGCCAGATTGGGTAGGAGGTCGAACAAGTATTACTGGAGCTGTAGGCTTGTTGCCACTAGGTCTTATCAATTCTGATATTAAATCTTTTCTTTTAGGAGCTTCCAAAATGGATTTAATTACTAGAAATACAATCGTTTCTGAGAATCCATCTGCACTGTTGGCTTCAGCTTGGTATTCATCTGGAAAAGCTAGAGGTTTAAAAGATATGGTTGTTTTACCTTATCGAGATTCTTTAGAAGTTTTCAGCAGATATCTTCAACAACTCGTTATGGAATCTTTAGGTAAGAAGTTGGACAGAAATTCTAAAGAGGTCTGCCAAGGGCTTGCTGTTTATGGGAATAAAGGGTCAACAGATCAGCATGCATATGTTCAGCAGTTACGTGATGGACTTGATAACTTCTTCGTAACCTTCATAGAAGTTTTGACTGACAATAATCTACCTCTTATTCAAGGTAAATCCCCTGGAGATTTTTTATCAGGCTTCTTTCAAGGGACTCGTTTAGCATTAAGTCAAAATAACCGGGAAAGTATTACTATTTCAATTAAAAAATTTGACCCTTGTTCGTTAGGTGCGTTAATTGCTCTTTTCGAAAGAGCAGTTGGCTTATATGCCGAACTAATTAACATAAATGCATATCATCAACCTGGTGTAGAAGCAGGTAAGAAAGCTGCAGCTGATGTATTATTTTTGCAGAGTAAAGTCGAACAACTATTACTAGACGGAAAAACATATTCTATCGAAGAATTATCTACTGAAATTGAAGAATCATCACCTGAATCTATTTTCTTGATTTTGAGGCATTTAACTTCTAACAGTCAAACTTATGCTGTCAATGGTTTATGGAGTAAACCTGGTGAAATTACTATCACTAGAACTACCTAA
- the ribBA gene encoding bifunctional 3,4-dihydroxy-2-butanone-4-phosphate synthase/GTP cyclohydrolase II, with product MKSEESINIIFDPIADALAAIRNGECIVVVDDESRENEGDLICAAQFATPQQINFMATEARGLICLAMDGERLDKLDLPLMVDRNTDSNQTAFTISIDAGPEYGVSTGISAEDRANTIQVAINPNTKPNNLRRPGHIFPLRAKKGGVLKRAGHTEAAVDLSLLSGLAPAGVICEIQNVDGSMARLPELQKYSKIWGLKIISIADLIRYRLENERFVYRKAITKLPSLFGDFEAIGYQNELDGTEHVALVKGKVGEFKEPVLVRMHSECLTGDAFGSLRCDCRPQLEAALSRISKEGEGIVVYLRQEGRGIGLINKLKAYSLQDGGLDTVEANEKLGFPADLRNYGVGAQILSDLGVHKLKLLTNNPRKIAGLGGYGIKVETREPLVICPGDHNAAYLAVKRTKLGHYINEKDIEETQKIGKSIILHWDGICKFDRLSKLEKEINIYAKGLNLRLVSETNPRLNALLERPLLLWRLMQDIKNQDDDINTDKIYIILKEISSWDTTSKIGILISKNKEQAFHPSHNVQNIYYPIEELNSDIIKESIVEHDIEDVSVGLNWLT from the coding sequence TTGAAATCAGAAGAGTCTATAAATATTATTTTTGATCCCATCGCGGATGCATTAGCAGCTATTCGTAATGGAGAATGCATTGTTGTAGTAGACGATGAAAGCCGAGAGAACGAAGGTGATTTAATTTGCGCTGCTCAATTTGCTACTCCTCAGCAAATAAATTTCATGGCCACTGAGGCTAGAGGGCTGATATGTCTCGCAATGGATGGAGAGAGGCTGGACAAGTTAGATCTACCTCTAATGGTCGATAGAAACACAGATTCAAATCAAACAGCCTTTACGATAAGTATTGATGCAGGACCAGAATATGGAGTATCAACTGGTATATCAGCCGAAGACAGAGCAAACACAATACAAGTAGCTATAAATCCGAATACAAAACCAAATAATTTAAGACGACCAGGCCATATTTTCCCCTTGAGAGCAAAGAAAGGAGGAGTCCTAAAAAGAGCAGGCCATACCGAAGCGGCAGTAGATTTATCATTATTGTCTGGTTTGGCACCTGCAGGGGTGATATGCGAAATACAAAATGTTGATGGTTCAATGGCTAGATTGCCAGAATTACAAAAATACTCAAAAATATGGGGCTTAAAAATTATTAGCATTGCTGACCTAATTCGATATCGATTAGAAAATGAGAGGTTTGTCTATAGAAAAGCAATAACAAAACTTCCAAGTTTATTTGGAGATTTCGAGGCGATTGGTTACCAAAATGAATTAGATGGTACTGAACATGTTGCTTTAGTAAAAGGTAAGGTTGGTGAATTTAAAGAACCGGTACTTGTAAGGATGCATTCAGAATGCCTTACTGGAGATGCTTTTGGATCTTTAAGATGTGATTGTAGACCTCAACTAGAAGCTGCCTTATCTCGAATATCGAAAGAAGGTGAGGGTATTGTGGTTTATTTAAGGCAAGAAGGGAGAGGTATAGGCCTAATCAATAAACTTAAGGCATATAGTTTGCAAGATGGAGGTTTAGATACAGTCGAAGCTAATGAGAAATTAGGTTTTCCAGCAGATTTAAGGAATTACGGTGTAGGTGCTCAAATACTTTCGGATCTAGGAGTTCACAAATTAAAGTTGTTAACCAATAATCCTAGGAAAATTGCTGGCCTAGGAGGTTATGGAATCAAGGTAGAAACAAGAGAACCACTCGTAATTTGCCCTGGGGATCATAATGCTGCTTATCTGGCTGTAAAAAGAACAAAACTAGGTCATTATATAAATGAAAAAGATATCGAAGAGACACAGAAGATAGGAAAATCTATAATATTACATTGGGATGGTATATGTAAATTTGATAGATTATCTAAGCTAGAGAAAGAAATAAATATATATGCAAAAGGTCTAAATTTAAGATTAGTTTCAGAAACCAACCCTAGATTAAATGCATTACTTGAAAGGCCTTTATTATTATGGAGACTTATGCAAGATATTAAAAATCAGGATGATGATATAAATACAGACAAAATTTATATTATCCTAAAAGAAATATCTTCATGGGATACAACATCAAAGATAGGAATACTTATATCAAAGAATAAAGAACAAGCATTTCATCCATCTCACAATGTACAAAATATCTATTACCCTATAGAGGAGCTAAATTCAGATATAATTAAAGAATCTATTGTTGAACACGACATTGAAGATGTCTCAGTTGGATTGAATTGGCTAACTTAA
- the purN gene encoding phosphoribosylglycinamide formyltransferase → MNIDSGKSLIFPKIDKLPSFKPKLRLGVLASGKGSNFEAIVKSTLDKKLDANIQCLIVNKKNCGAIEKAKHYKIPFHYLDHSSFKYREDLDNEIIRLLQIYDVEGIVMAGWMRIVSSVLINKYPERIINIHPSLLPSFKGKDALTQALDHGVTITGCTVHIVKEEVDAGPILIQSAIPIHKKDNENSLLKKIQEEEHKILSTGIALAAIKWRNIAKDNK, encoded by the coding sequence ATGAATATAGATTCAGGTAAAAGCTTAATATTCCCTAAGATCGATAAACTCCCAAGTTTTAAACCAAAATTAAGATTAGGAGTTTTAGCTTCTGGAAAAGGAAGTAATTTTGAAGCCATAGTAAAATCAACACTAGATAAAAAACTAGATGCAAATATCCAATGTCTAATAGTTAATAAAAAGAATTGTGGTGCAATTGAAAAGGCCAAACATTATAAAATACCTTTTCATTATTTAGATCACTCTAGTTTCAAATATCGAGAAGATCTAGATAATGAAATCATTAGATTATTACAGATTTATGATGTTGAAGGAATAGTAATGGCTGGCTGGATGAGGATCGTTTCCTCTGTACTAATAAATAAGTATCCAGAAAGAATAATTAATATACACCCTTCGCTCCTTCCGAGTTTTAAAGGTAAAGATGCCTTAACGCAAGCATTAGATCATGGTGTAACTATTACTGGTTGTACTGTTCATATTGTCAAAGAAGAAGTAGACGCCGGTCCCATCTTAATTCAATCTGCAATACCAATACATAAAAAAGATAATGAAAATTCTCTCCTAAAAAAAATACAAGAAGAAGAGCACAAAATACTATCTACAGGTATTGCTTTAGCGGCTATTAAATGGAGAAATATTGCTAAGGATAATAAGTAG
- the argC gene encoding N-acetyl-gamma-glutamyl-phosphate reductase, translating into MSHTNNNANRVAIIGASGYGGMQLIRLLSSHPKFQISLIAGHKTAGRQWNDISPFLKLNTDLEVQTPDPDAISNKADFAILSLPNGLSSQLTPELLSRNVRVIDLSADYRYRSLYQWKHVYKNESNEFDRNDDSLCKEAIYGIPEWNQQEIQTARLVSSPGCYPTASLLPLMPFLKQGLIENESIIIDAKSGTSGAGRSPKENLLLSESSESISPYAVLGHRHTSEIEQQASLVSGKSIELQFTPHLVPMVRGILSTIYSRLRDPGLTAEDCRTVLDAFYRNYNTVDILPVGMYPSTKWVRYTNKALISLQVDKRNGRLIILSAIDNLMKGQAGQAIQILNIMSGYNHDLGLPLTTYYP; encoded by the coding sequence ATGTCTCATACAAACAATAATGCAAATCGCGTCGCGATCATAGGTGCTTCAGGATATGGAGGCATGCAGTTGATCAGGCTTTTAAGCTCACATCCTAAATTTCAAATTTCATTAATAGCAGGTCACAAGACGGCTGGTCGTCAATGGAATGATATCTCACCTTTCCTGAAACTTAATACCGATTTAGAAGTTCAGACTCCAGATCCTGACGCTATTTCTAACAAAGCGGATTTTGCGATTTTGAGTCTTCCTAATGGTCTTTCATCACAATTAACGCCAGAACTTTTAAGTCGTAATGTACGAGTTATTGATCTGTCTGCTGATTATCGTTACCGCTCTTTGTATCAATGGAAGCATGTTTACAAGAATGAATCCAATGAATTCGACAGAAATGACGATTCCCTTTGTAAAGAAGCAATTTATGGCATTCCAGAATGGAACCAGCAAGAAATTCAAACTGCAAGATTAGTATCAAGTCCTGGCTGTTATCCAACAGCTTCATTATTGCCTTTAATGCCATTCCTTAAGCAGGGCTTAATTGAGAATGAGAGCATTATTATTGACGCCAAAAGCGGAACATCTGGAGCTGGAAGATCTCCTAAAGAGAACCTATTACTATCTGAATCTTCTGAATCTATTTCCCCATATGCAGTATTAGGTCACAGACATACTTCCGAAATAGAACAACAGGCTAGTTTGGTCTCTGGCAAATCTATAGAGCTTCAATTTACCCCTCATTTAGTGCCTATGGTTAGGGGCATTTTATCAACTATTTATTCAAGGCTTAGAGACCCAGGCTTAACGGCAGAGGATTGTCGGACAGTCCTAGATGCATTTTATCGAAATTACAATACAGTAGATATCCTTCCAGTAGGAATGTACCCTTCTACTAAATGGGTTAGGTATACAAACAAGGCTTTAATTTCACTGCAGGTTGACAAAAGAAATGGTCGTTTGATAATCCTTTCAGCTATTGACAACCTTATGAAAGGTCAGGCAGGACAGGCAATACAAATCCTTAATATTATGTCAGGCTATAATCATGACTTGGGGTTACCTTTAACTACTTATTATCCTTAG